The [Bacillus] selenitireducens MLS10 genome includes a region encoding these proteins:
- a CDS encoding Na+/H+ antiporter family protein has translation MNAVIVAVLIMIVLSLSRVHVVLALAAGAIAGGLTAGMSITETVDIFTAGLETNVSIALSYGLLGAFAISLNFTGLPDLMVKMAIKLVGREGEGRKKTMTKVFVLFFIALIASFSQNLVPVHIAFIPVLIPPLLKVFNELMMDRRATATALTFGLKAPYILIPAGYGAIFHNSIQENMAASGLEVESSMIPQALWIPVAGMVVGLVIAILVTYRQKRSYEDRDIALQNEEDKHITTPGIMTALLAIITLLVAQVATDSMIFGVLTGLTILYVYFAVLHVKGTFSLQQTDTLLTDGMKMLAFIGFVMIAAGGFAEVVRETGHVESLVAWTTEWIGDQKGLAAITMLLIGLFITMGIGSSFATVPILAAIFVPLAMSLGFSPLATIALIGTAGALGDAGSPVSDSTLGPTAGLNADGQHNHIWDTVVPTFIHFNIPLLIFGWIAAMLL, from the coding sequence ATGAATGCCGTTATTGTTGCCGTACTGATTATGATTGTGTTGAGTCTATCGAGGGTTCACGTGGTTCTCGCACTTGCTGCAGGAGCAATTGCAGGTGGACTGACTGCCGGTATGTCCATCACCGAAACTGTTGACATCTTTACAGCCGGTCTTGAAACAAATGTGTCCATTGCACTCAGCTACGGGCTTCTTGGGGCCTTTGCCATTTCACTGAATTTCACGGGTCTTCCTGATCTGATGGTGAAAATGGCCATAAAACTTGTTGGAAGAGAAGGGGAAGGCCGTAAAAAAACGATGACAAAAGTATTTGTGCTGTTTTTCATCGCCCTTATTGCATCGTTTTCCCAAAACCTTGTTCCCGTACATATCGCCTTTATCCCAGTTCTCATCCCGCCATTGCTCAAAGTATTTAACGAGTTGATGATGGACCGCCGCGCAACAGCAACGGCATTGACGTTCGGATTAAAAGCACCGTACATTCTCATACCTGCAGGATACGGGGCAATCTTCCACAACAGCATACAGGAAAATATGGCTGCAAGTGGCCTTGAAGTGGAATCTTCAATGATTCCTCAGGCTCTCTGGATTCCGGTGGCAGGGATGGTGGTTGGTCTCGTGATTGCCATTCTCGTAACGTACCGGCAAAAGCGAAGCTATGAGGATCGTGATATTGCCTTGCAAAATGAGGAAGACAAACACATAACAACACCCGGAATCATGACTGCCCTTCTCGCGATTATTACACTCCTGGTTGCACAGGTTGCAACGGACTCGATGATATTCGGGGTGCTCACAGGCTTGACCATTTTATATGTCTATTTCGCTGTTCTCCATGTCAAAGGGACCTTTTCCCTTCAGCAAACGGATACGCTCCTTACTGATGGGATGAAAATGCTTGCCTTTATCGGGTTTGTGATGATTGCAGCAGGCGGGTTTGCGGAAGTGGTTCGTGAAACGGGACATGTCGAGAGTCTCGTAGCCTGGACGACAGAATGGATTGGTGACCAAAAGGGGCTTGCTGCGATTACGATGCTTCTGATTGGCCTGTTCATCACGATGGGGATTGGTTCATCCTTTGCAACAGTTCCGATTTTGGCAGCTATTTTTGTTCCGCTTGCCATGTCTCTTGGTTTTTCACCATTGGCGACCATCGCCCTAATCGGAACAGCCGGAGCACTCGGGGATGCCGGCAGTCCCGTTTCGGACAGCACGTTGGGACCGACTGCAGGCTTGAACGCAGACGGTCAACATAATCATATTTGGGATACCGTTGTGCCGACATTTATTCATTTTAATATTCCATTACTGATATTTGGCTGGATCGCTGCCATGCTATTATAA
- a CDS encoding aminotransferase class IV, translating into MPHIAYYKDSFIDVNDRAIPIQDRAHQFGDGIYEVIRVYEGNPFEYHAHLDRLERSAEAIRMPLPFQREELTALINEGLKRAAIPEAEIYLQVSRGNSPRNHAFPKPQESILAMVIKEARTVSADLKKQGAALLPVEEDRWKNCYIKSLNLLSNVMAKQKAQESECHESIYVDEGIVKEGSSSNIFAVINGALYTYPPERDILHGITRDVVIRLAKELGVTVHETKVDVNEYSQADEVFITSTTMEVLPVRAFGETHYPDIRPVTDSLVSAFERYKKQMTGKL; encoded by the coding sequence ATGCCACATATCGCTTACTACAAGGATTCATTTATAGACGTGAACGACAGAGCCATTCCCATCCAGGACCGCGCACACCAGTTTGGTGACGGGATCTATGAAGTCATTCGGGTTTATGAAGGAAACCCGTTTGAGTATCATGCTCACCTCGACAGACTTGAAAGGAGTGCAGAGGCGATTCGTATGCCTCTGCCCTTTCAAAGGGAGGAACTGACGGCCTTAATCAATGAAGGTCTCAAACGTGCGGCAATCCCTGAAGCAGAGATCTACCTGCAAGTGAGCCGCGGAAACTCACCGAGAAATCACGCATTCCCCAAGCCTCAGGAATCGATACTGGCTATGGTGATTAAAGAGGCACGCACTGTATCAGCGGACCTGAAAAAACAAGGGGCTGCACTCCTTCCCGTTGAAGAAGACAGATGGAAAAACTGTTACATTAAATCGTTAAATCTGCTGTCGAATGTCATGGCCAAACAAAAAGCACAAGAATCAGAATGTCATGAAAGCATCTATGTCGACGAGGGAATCGTCAAAGAAGGCTCCTCAAGTAATATTTTCGCTGTGATCAATGGAGCGTTATACACGTATCCGCCAGAGCGGGATATTTTACATGGCATTACGCGAGACGTTGTGATCCGACTGGCAAAAGAGCTAGGTGTAACGGTGCATGAAACGAAAGTGGATGTGAATGAATACAGCCAGGCAGACGAAGTGTTCATTACCAGCACAACGATGGAAGTGCTCCCTGTCCGGGCTTTTGGCGAAACCCACTATCCGGATATCCGGCCTGTAACGGACAGCCTTGTATCCGCCTTTGAACGCTACAAGAAACAAATGACTGGCAAACTGTAA
- a CDS encoding valine--tRNA ligase, with protein MNQETNMPPKYDPAATEAKWYDYWVKGKYFEATGDKNKEPYTIVIPPPNVTGKLHLGHAWDTTLQDILIRVKRMQGYDALWLPGMDHAGIATQAKVEGKLREEGVSRHDLGREKFLEQSWAWKEEYAGFIRSQWAKMGLSLDYSKERFTLDDGLSEAVKEVFVRLYEEGLIYRGEYIINWDPDTKTALSDIEVIYKDVQGAFYHMRYPLADGEGSIEIATTRPETMLGDTAVAVHPKDERYQHLIGKKVILPIVGREIEIVADDYVDMEFGSGAVKITPAHDPNDFEIGNRHDLERVLVMDEGGKMNERAGKYAGMDRFECRKQLVADLQADGTLFKIEDHSHSVGHSERSGAVVEPYLSTQWFVKMGPLAEQAIELQKGEDKVHFVPERFEKTYLHWIENIRDWCISRQLWWGHRIPAWFHKETGELYVGRTAPEDAENWEQDEDVLDTWFSSALWPFSTMGWPNEEAEDFNRYYPTDALVTGYDIIYFWVARMIFQGQHFTERRPFKDVLIHGLVRDSEGRKMSKSLGNGVDPMDVIDKYGADALRFFLSTGSTPGNDLRFFWEKVEANWNFGNKIWNASRFALMNIGDMTYEEIDITGRKTIADEWILTRLHDTIAHTTKFIDAYEFGEVGRALYNFIWDDFCDWYIEMAKLPLNGDDEEQKKTTRSVLAYVLDRTMRLLHPFMPFITEEVWQHLPHEGDSISIAPWPEASEGLAHPQSLKDMELIQEIIRSVRNTRSELNVAPSKGIELKINANNPAVLDQLKRGEAYIRKFCNPSELDMATDLIAPEKSMSSVLSGVELYMPLAGLLDLEEEVKRLEQELKRLDDEVTRVQKKLGNEGFVAKAPQNVVDAEKAKEQDYLEQREKVQARIHELKN; from the coding sequence ATGAATCAGGAAACCAACATGCCGCCCAAATATGACCCGGCAGCAACAGAAGCCAAATGGTATGACTACTGGGTGAAGGGAAAGTATTTCGAAGCGACAGGAGACAAAAACAAAGAACCTTATACCATCGTCATTCCGCCACCGAATGTCACAGGGAAATTGCACCTTGGCCACGCATGGGATACAACGTTACAGGATATTCTCATTCGCGTGAAGCGTATGCAGGGATATGATGCACTCTGGCTCCCCGGAATGGACCATGCCGGCATTGCAACCCAGGCCAAGGTCGAAGGGAAACTGAGAGAGGAAGGCGTATCACGGCACGATCTAGGACGGGAGAAGTTCTTGGAGCAGTCGTGGGCGTGGAAAGAAGAGTACGCAGGATTCATCCGCTCCCAATGGGCCAAAATGGGCCTGTCTCTTGACTATTCCAAGGAACGTTTCACCCTTGATGACGGATTATCCGAAGCTGTCAAAGAAGTCTTCGTCCGCCTCTATGAAGAAGGTCTGATTTACCGCGGAGAGTACATTATTAACTGGGACCCTGATACGAAGACGGCCCTGTCTGATATTGAAGTCATTTATAAAGATGTGCAGGGCGCGTTCTATCATATGCGTTACCCGCTTGCGGATGGGGAAGGATCGATCGAGATTGCAACAACCCGTCCTGAGACCATGCTTGGGGATACGGCTGTGGCCGTTCATCCAAAAGATGAGCGGTATCAGCACCTGATCGGAAAGAAAGTGATCCTTCCGATTGTCGGAAGAGAAATAGAAATTGTTGCCGATGACTACGTCGATATGGAATTTGGCTCAGGAGCAGTTAAGATCACACCTGCCCACGATCCAAACGACTTTGAGATTGGAAACCGTCATGATCTTGAACGGGTTCTCGTCATGGATGAAGGCGGGAAAATGAACGAACGGGCAGGGAAATATGCAGGAATGGACCGGTTTGAGTGCCGCAAGCAGCTCGTCGCCGACTTGCAGGCGGACGGAACGCTCTTTAAGATTGAAGACCATTCTCACAGTGTCGGTCACTCTGAGCGAAGCGGAGCCGTTGTTGAACCGTATCTGTCCACGCAATGGTTTGTCAAAATGGGGCCACTCGCAGAGCAGGCCATTGAACTTCAAAAAGGGGAAGACAAGGTCCATTTTGTTCCGGAGCGATTTGAAAAAACCTACCTCCATTGGATTGAGAATATCCGGGACTGGTGTATTTCAAGGCAGCTCTGGTGGGGACACCGAATCCCGGCCTGGTTCCATAAAGAGACCGGTGAGCTGTACGTGGGACGAACAGCACCGGAAGACGCTGAGAACTGGGAACAGGACGAAGATGTCCTTGACACCTGGTTCAGTTCGGCACTCTGGCCGTTCTCGACAATGGGCTGGCCAAATGAAGAAGCGGAAGATTTTAATCGCTACTACCCTACTGATGCCCTTGTCACTGGCTATGACATCATTTATTTCTGGGTAGCGAGAATGATCTTCCAAGGACAGCACTTTACCGAAAGAAGACCCTTTAAAGATGTCCTGATCCACGGACTTGTCCGTGACAGTGAAGGGCGTAAGATGAGCAAGTCACTCGGAAACGGCGTTGACCCGATGGACGTCATCGACAAGTACGGGGCGGATGCACTCCGCTTCTTCCTCAGTACCGGGAGCACCCCGGGCAATGATCTCCGTTTCTTCTGGGAGAAAGTCGAAGCAAACTGGAACTTCGGAAATAAAATCTGGAACGCATCACGGTTTGCCTTGATGAATATCGGAGACATGACCTACGAGGAGATCGATATTACCGGCAGGAAAACCATTGCCGATGAGTGGATCCTGACCCGCTTGCATGACACCATCGCACATACGACAAAATTCATAGATGCCTATGAATTCGGTGAAGTCGGACGTGCTCTGTACAACTTCATCTGGGACGACTTCTGTGACTGGTACATCGAGATGGCGAAATTGCCACTGAACGGAGACGATGAGGAGCAGAAAAAGACAACACGCTCCGTACTTGCCTATGTACTCGACAGAACGATGCGACTCCTGCATCCGTTTATGCCGTTTATCACAGAAGAAGTCTGGCAGCATTTACCGCATGAGGGGGATTCCATCTCAATTGCCCCGTGGCCCGAAGCTTCGGAGGGTCTTGCCCATCCGCAGTCATTAAAGGATATGGAGCTGATCCAGGAGATCATCCGATCCGTACGAAATACGCGTTCAGAACTGAATGTGGCACCAAGTAAAGGGATTGAACTAAAAATCAATGCGAACAATCCTGCCGTGCTGGATCAACTGAAACGGGGCGAAGCATATATCCGGAAGTTCTGTAACCCAAGTGAGCTCGATATGGCCACTGACCTCATTGCACCGGAAAAATCGATGAGCTCTGTCCTCTCCGGCGTCGAGCTGTATATGCCCCTTGCTGGCTTATTGGATCTCGAGGAGGAAGTCAAGCGCCTTGAACAGGAGTTAAAACGTCTGGATGATGAGGTGACAAGGGTTCAAAAGAAGCTCGGAAACGAAGGGTTTGTCGCAAAAGCACCTCAAAACGTCGTCGACGCTGAAAAAGCGAAGGAACAAGATTATCTCGAACAGCGCGAAAAAGTTCAGGCCCGCATTCACGAATTAAAAAACTGA
- a CDS encoding ABC transporter permease has protein sequence MHNFWTTFNHTAMQRIKSKSFIITTLIMMIGIIAGFTAVGYFIDRDTAGEPNGEEMPQEVIYVVDESLDEDGEQSETLAMMLTEMTGYFSYESEPGLSLDNAMDKVSEEEDEETGTPEGVLHIQGDAADLEVTFFGEGADFRIAQNVQQDLNQARDMYVMSQLSLSEREEAILTGAIQFEEEALPEAAGEIQTMDSYMQSYWMVYVLVFAIYMIVILFGSMIATEIATEKSSRVMELIVSSINPVTQMFGKLAGIGFAGIINIGAIIGAAITGVYLSGQDEIQTFLTEMIDYSLLGYAILMIVLGYLLYGGLSAMLGALVSRAEEVNQAIQPLIFLAMIAFFVSIFGLNAPEATFIQWLSYIPFFTPQLLFLRIGMTPIPGWEIALITGILILSAIVANVIAARIYKGGVLMYGKFSFKEGIRQALTLSQKEK, from the coding sequence ATGCATAATTTTTGGACAACCTTTAATCATACGGCGATGCAGCGGATCAAATCGAAATCATTCATTATTACAACCTTGATTATGATGATCGGGATCATTGCAGGTTTTACGGCCGTAGGCTATTTCATAGACCGTGACACGGCGGGTGAACCGAATGGAGAAGAAATGCCACAGGAAGTCATCTATGTCGTCGATGAAAGCCTGGATGAAGACGGCGAGCAATCCGAAACGCTGGCCATGATGCTCACGGAGATGACAGGCTATTTCAGCTATGAATCTGAACCCGGACTCTCCCTCGACAATGCTATGGACAAAGTCTCTGAAGAAGAAGATGAAGAAACAGGCACTCCTGAAGGCGTCCTTCATATCCAAGGAGATGCTGCTGACCTTGAGGTCACCTTCTTCGGAGAGGGCGCTGATTTCAGAATCGCACAGAATGTTCAGCAGGATCTGAATCAGGCCCGGGACATGTACGTCATGAGCCAACTGTCCCTCAGTGAACGGGAAGAAGCCATATTAACCGGTGCCATTCAGTTTGAGGAAGAGGCGCTTCCGGAAGCGGCAGGCGAAATCCAAACCATGGATTCATATATGCAGTCCTACTGGATGGTCTACGTCCTTGTGTTTGCCATCTATATGATTGTGATACTCTTTGGCAGTATGATCGCAACAGAAATCGCAACAGAAAAATCCTCCAGAGTCATGGAGTTGATTGTCTCAAGCATTAATCCTGTTACTCAGATGTTTGGTAAACTGGCCGGAATCGGTTTTGCCGGGATAATCAACATCGGTGCGATTATCGGCGCTGCCATAACAGGGGTTTATTTGAGTGGTCAGGATGAGATTCAGACGTTTCTGACAGAAATGATTGATTATTCGCTACTTGGCTATGCAATACTGATGATCGTTCTCGGTTACCTGCTTTACGGCGGACTTTCTGCGATGCTTGGTGCGCTCGTCAGCAGAGCAGAAGAAGTCAACCAGGCCATTCAGCCGTTAATCTTCCTCGCGATGATTGCTTTTTTCGTCAGTATTTTCGGTTTGAATGCACCAGAGGCCACGTTTATTCAATGGCTGTCCTATATTCCCTTCTTCACGCCACAGCTGCTGTTTTTAAGGATCGGTATGACGCCGATACCGGGATGGGAAATTGCACTGATTACCGGGATTCTCATCCTCAGTGCCATCGTAGCCAATGTCATTGCAGCGCGGATTTACAAAGGCGGGGTACTGATGTATGGAAAATTCTCTTTCAAAGAGGGAATTCGACAGGCGTTGACCCTGTCCCAAAAAGAAAAATAA
- a CDS encoding ABC transporter ATP-binding protein has protein sequence MSLQIERLSKTFAGTNAVNDLSFEIGKGQMFGMLGANGAGKTTSFRMILGLLDPSGGTAKWMGERLSYKRTALVGYLPEERGLFPKLTVKEQMIYLMRLKQMNKTEIVKELRHWLGRFQIEEYENKRVEELSKGNQQKIQFMASVLHNPELLILDEPFSGLDPVNADMLKEAVLDLQKQGTTIVFSSHQMHNVEELCDDLVMLKHGKALLQGNLKDIKRNYGMKSITVEADFPLDFLHEIQGVEQVNETKLGVNAVVESEETAKQIFTEVASRGFARRFTVNDPSLHEIFIDQMGGDRHA, from the coding sequence ATGAGTCTTCAGATCGAACGGCTGTCAAAAACATTCGCTGGAACGAACGCCGTCAATGATTTATCATTTGAGATCGGAAAAGGTCAGATGTTCGGCATGCTCGGAGCAAATGGGGCAGGGAAGACCACGTCATTTCGGATGATCCTTGGTCTGCTTGATCCGAGCGGAGGAACAGCGAAGTGGATGGGAGAACGTCTCAGTTACAAACGGACTGCCCTGGTCGGGTACCTCCCCGAAGAGCGTGGACTCTTTCCGAAACTGACAGTCAAAGAACAGATGATTTATCTGATGCGTCTCAAACAGATGAATAAAACAGAGATCGTCAAAGAATTGCGCCACTGGCTTGGGCGCTTTCAAATTGAAGAGTATGAAAATAAACGGGTGGAGGAACTCTCGAAGGGCAACCAGCAAAAAATTCAGTTTATGGCTTCAGTCTTACATAATCCGGAGCTGCTGATTCTTGATGAACCGTTCAGCGGACTTGATCCCGTGAATGCGGATATGCTGAAAGAAGCCGTACTCGATCTTCAAAAGCAGGGAACAACCATCGTATTTTCAAGTCATCAAATGCACAATGTCGAAGAATTATGCGATGATCTGGTCATGCTGAAGCACGGGAAAGCACTCCTTCAAGGGAATTTAAAGGATATCAAACGCAATTACGGCATGAAGAGCATCACGGTGGAAGCTGATTTCCCTCTCGATTTCCTCCATGAGATTCAGGGCGTCGAGCAAGTCAATGAAACCAAGCTTGGCGTAAATGCAGTAGTGGAAAGTGAAGAAACCGCCAAACAGATCTTTACCGAGGTTGCTTCAAGAGGTTTTGCCAGACGGTTTACCGTGAATGATCCGTCCCTTCACGAAATCTTTATTGATCAGATGGGAGGAGACCGTCATGCATAA
- a CDS encoding DUF4349 domain-containing protein, protein MQIWIRFIVISVLSLVITGACSGSDEDANTSNDDQDMPVTEETEQNMATDDVEVAGDQTEESVQEDANTNDRLIIYEGDLYLETTNYQETVSAIERQTEEAGGYLIESSTRQSGDDRLPLGHMVVRVPVNDFFSFIDRIGDTGAEVIEEQTRGRDVTEEYVDLESRLRTQQTVEERLLTFMEEADSTEALLDVSNQLTDIQQEIESIQGRINYLDNRVDYGTLHIEISEREEAQLQDRETLNTWDRATDQLMGTLNGLMSAASGLAVFVIGFSPIFVPLIAIGILFWFFKRRKLKNDVEKGNNEDHESRS, encoded by the coding sequence ATGCAGATATGGATCAGATTCATCGTAATCAGTGTTTTGTCTTTAGTCATAACAGGAGCCTGCAGTGGAAGTGATGAGGATGCGAACACGAGTAACGATGATCAGGATATGCCGGTCACCGAGGAAACCGAACAGAATATGGCCACAGACGACGTTGAGGTCGCCGGGGATCAGACAGAAGAAAGCGTTCAAGAAGACGCCAATACGAACGACCGTCTCATCATATACGAAGGAGATCTTTATTTAGAGACGACGAACTATCAGGAAACCGTCTCTGCCATTGAAAGACAGACTGAAGAAGCGGGTGGTTACCTGATCGAATCATCAACACGACAATCAGGTGATGATCGATTACCGTTGGGCCACATGGTCGTCAGGGTTCCTGTGAATGACTTCTTCTCCTTTATTGACAGAATTGGTGATACAGGTGCAGAAGTGATTGAAGAGCAGACAAGAGGACGTGATGTGACAGAGGAATATGTCGATCTCGAGTCACGACTGCGAACCCAACAAACCGTGGAAGAGAGACTATTGACGTTTATGGAAGAGGCGGACAGCACGGAAGCTTTATTGGACGTCTCCAATCAGCTGACCGATATCCAGCAGGAAATCGAGTCCATTCAGGGACGGATCAATTATCTCGATAACCGCGTGGACTACGGAACCTTGCATATTGAGATTTCCGAGCGCGAAGAAGCACAACTTCAGGACCGAGAAACACTGAATACATGGGACCGGGCTACAGATCAGCTCATGGGGACACTGAATGGCCTGATGAGTGCCGCTTCCGGACTTGCGGTATTCGTTATAGGATTTTCACCGATTTTCGTACCGCTGATCGCTATCGGCATTTTGTTCTGGTTCTTTAAAAGAAGGAAATTGAAGAACGATGTCGAAAAAGGAAACAATGAGGATCATGAAAGCAGGAGTTGA
- a CDS encoding PadR family transcriptional regulator has translation MGNDPDKKIMKKYQPLSETAFYILLSLMVADRHGYGISKHVESLTDGRITLGSGTIYGTLTKMLKDGIVTVYADGDRKKTYEITPLGKRIFYHEQSRLKEVYEHSLIIGGNNDE, from the coding sequence GTGGGAAACGATCCTGACAAAAAAATCATGAAGAAGTATCAGCCTCTTTCTGAAACGGCCTTTTATATCCTGCTCAGTCTTATGGTTGCCGACAGGCATGGCTACGGCATCAGCAAACATGTGGAAAGTCTGACAGACGGCCGGATCACACTCGGATCCGGTACGATATACGGGACGCTGACGAAAATGCTCAAAGACGGGATCGTGACTGTCTATGCGGACGGAGACCGAAAAAAAACCTATGAAATCACGCCTCTCGGCAAACGTATTTTCTATCATGAACAAAGCCGCCTGAAAGAGGTCTATGAACATTCTTTGATCATTGGAGGTAATAACGATGAATAA
- a CDS encoding DUF2812 domain-containing protein, producing the protein MNKHSYKRVCRPFWSYAIHRTEAWLEAMAARGMHLQSFNRFTSSFSFIAGKEASLTYRIHRTEQRALPSKLSEDGWESCHVNGKWEVLKNESYLPGEHTDVSRDGILLRNSRVRQAWLIFFLIVITMASIQLSLLTVMLTSPGNIETTVETSPMWLITLAGFIVQAGILFSGIYTLFRIKDEKRVLSEDMAYHSEEEDHARALHQRFAKSDVTKWRPGWMSSPDRLSSWIEQKADAGLYLVRVSAGGTRFHFSRVNTGSAACHVQFERTETPGSESLHMENGWVPVYKTNSHFLKWVIWIKPYDAKTETKPRFYTDHESQLAAARELSVSRTWFLGLLVLLQLFVLSQTVLRLINRPESWSYGDSVMITLLGFAVIILVQDIVRCWRYYLRVRQLRTS; encoded by the coding sequence ATGAATAAACACTCTTATAAGAGGGTCTGCCGCCCATTTTGGAGCTATGCCATTCACCGCACGGAAGCGTGGCTTGAAGCGATGGCCGCAAGAGGCATGCACCTGCAGTCCTTTAACCGGTTTACAAGCAGCTTTTCATTTATTGCAGGAAAAGAAGCCTCTCTTACATACCGGATCCATCGAACTGAACAGAGAGCACTTCCTTCGAAATTGAGTGAAGACGGATGGGAATCGTGTCATGTGAATGGTAAATGGGAAGTGCTGAAAAATGAATCCTATCTCCCTGGTGAGCATACGGACGTCAGCCGGGATGGCATTTTACTTCGAAACAGCCGTGTGCGCCAGGCGTGGCTGATTTTTTTCCTGATTGTCATCACCATGGCCAGTATTCAGCTATCGCTTTTGACAGTCATGTTGACGAGTCCCGGCAATATCGAAACAACGGTAGAGACGAGTCCCATGTGGCTCATCACACTGGCCGGATTCATCGTGCAGGCAGGGATCCTCTTTTCCGGGATCTATACACTGTTTCGGATCAAGGATGAAAAGCGCGTCTTATCTGAAGATATGGCCTACCATTCTGAAGAAGAGGATCATGCCCGGGCTCTTCATCAGCGCTTTGCAAAAAGCGATGTGACAAAGTGGCGTCCCGGCTGGATGTCCTCACCTGATCGACTAAGTTCCTGGATCGAACAAAAAGCGGATGCTGGTCTGTATCTTGTCAGAGTGAGCGCCGGTGGGACACGGTTTCATTTCTCAAGAGTGAATACGGGATCTGCCGCGTGCCATGTTCAGTTTGAACGCACGGAAACCCCGGGCTCTGAATCACTGCATATGGAAAATGGCTGGGTGCCGGTTTACAAGACGAACAGCCATTTTCTGAAATGGGTGATTTGGATCAAACCTTACGATGCGAAAACAGAGACGAAACCCCGCTTTTATACGGATCACGAATCGCAATTGGCTGCTGCACGGGAACTGAGCGTGTCCCGCACATGGTTTCTTGGTCTGCTCGTTCTCCTTCAGCTCTTTGTGCTGAGTCAAACGGTACTCCGTTTGATCAACCGGCCCGAATCATGGTCTTATGGGGATTCCGTCATGATCACCCTCCTGGGTTTTGCCGTGATAATCCTTGTACAGGACATCGTACGCTGTTGGCGCTATTATCTCCGGGTCCGCCAGCTTCGTACTTCATAG
- a CDS encoding YolD-like family protein yields MNRDRGMKKWTQMMLPEHKQLLHELNQKEAFKPMPDLDPQEQEEMAHKILLAFHKRNPVTLSIWKDGSIHRVTGVLVQLQHETKHVQLDNGQSYPVNVITGVDPA; encoded by the coding sequence ATGAACCGCGATCGAGGTATGAAAAAATGGACGCAAATGATGCTTCCGGAACATAAACAGTTGTTGCATGAATTAAATCAGAAAGAAGCATTCAAACCAATGCCGGATCTCGATCCTCAGGAGCAGGAGGAAATGGCGCACAAAATATTGCTGGCTTTTCATAAACGGAATCCTGTGACACTGAGCATCTGGAAAGACGGAAGCATCCACCGGGTCACGGGCGTCCTGGTGCAGCTTCAGCACGAAACGAAACACGTACAGCTTGATAACGGTCAATCGTACCCGGTTAATGTGATAACAGGTGTCGATCCGGCTTGA